A genomic segment from Kyrpidia tusciae DSM 2912 encodes:
- the mraY gene encoding phospho-N-acetylmuramoyl-pentapeptide-transferase, whose protein sequence is MMQAVWLTAGTAFVVAVLLGPLFIPVLRRLRIGQSIREEGPVSHKKKSGTPTMGGTIILLATAVTVWQFAGRSPAALLAVGATLAFGLIGFIDDYIKVVKRRNLGLTARQKLLAQGAVAVLFFLALARFHGFSFDVYIPLVDVTWHLGGLYLPFLALVLIGTSNAVNLTDGLDGLAAGTAAIALGTYVVVAWWNSQYDLVVFCAAMMGALLGFLVFNAHPARVFMGDTGSLAIGAALASAAVLTKTEFWLILIGGVFVAEALSVMIQVFAFQTFGRRVFRMSPLHHHFELGGWSEWRVVSTFWAVGLCLSAGALVLYARG, encoded by the coding sequence ATGATGCAGGCGGTCTGGTTGACAGCGGGAACGGCTTTTGTGGTGGCCGTTCTCCTCGGGCCTCTGTTTATTCCCGTGCTGCGCCGACTCAGGATCGGCCAGAGCATCCGCGAGGAGGGGCCGGTGTCCCACAAGAAAAAATCCGGGACTCCGACCATGGGGGGGACGATTATTCTTTTGGCGACGGCGGTCACGGTATGGCAGTTCGCCGGTCGTTCGCCTGCGGCGTTATTGGCGGTTGGGGCCACCCTCGCCTTTGGACTCATCGGTTTTATCGACGACTATATCAAAGTGGTGAAACGGAGGAATCTCGGCCTGACCGCCCGGCAAAAACTGCTCGCCCAAGGGGCGGTGGCGGTGCTCTTTTTTCTGGCTCTGGCGAGGTTCCACGGCTTTTCTTTTGACGTGTATATTCCCCTGGTGGACGTGACGTGGCATCTCGGGGGACTGTATCTTCCCTTCCTGGCCTTGGTGCTCATCGGGACCTCGAATGCAGTGAATCTGACCGATGGTCTGGATGGCTTGGCTGCTGGGACCGCGGCCATCGCCTTGGGAACCTATGTGGTGGTGGCCTGGTGGAACAGTCAGTATGACTTGGTGGTGTTCTGCGCGGCGATGATGGGGGCGCTGCTCGGATTTCTCGTCTTCAATGCCCACCCGGCCCGGGTGTTTATGGGGGATACGGGGTCTCTCGCCATCGGAGCGGCTCTGGCGTCAGCGGCGGTCTTGACGAAAACGGAGTTTTGGCTGATCCTGATCGGCGGGGTATTCGTGGCTGAGGCCCTGTCCGTGATGATTCAAGTGTTTGCCTTTCAGACTTTTGGCCGAAGGGTGTTTCGAATGAGCCCGTTGCACCACCATTTTGAGCTCGGCGGCTGGTCCGAGTGGCGGGTGGTGAGCACCTTTTGGGCGGTCGGACTGTGTCTATCGGCCGGGGCGTTGGTT
- a CDS encoding UDP-N-acetylmuramoyl-L-alanyl-D-glutamate--2,6-diaminopimelate ligase — protein MRLQDLVSALLHVRVVGEISAVEVTDVTADSRTAGPGSLFIALRGHTVDGHAFVDEARRSGAVAAVVEDCLDTPLPQIVVPDTRRAAAVLAAVFFRHPSRAMRVIGVTGTNGKTTVTHLIDHLLRAGGARTGLIGTIQTRIGDRSSGAVNTTPEAVELQRLFAQMRDAGVSHAVMEVSSHALELDRVAGTRFHTAVFTNLTQDHLDFHGSMEAYREAKGKLFARLGNEYGDTRADQAFAVVNLDDPVGKWMARQTTAQTVTYGVDRPADLRAREVEVDTRGVRFVAEIEGRRTRVHVPLPGRFSVYNTLAAMGAGWIQGLDLDWMADQLARVSGVPGRMERVDAGQPFGVVVDYAHTPDSLDNVLQALREVASGRLIVVFGCGGDRDRTKRPLMGRIAYTRADYAILTSDNPRTEDPERILDDIEAGLREIGADTSRYERISDRTEAIRRAIHLAGEKDVVLIAGKGHETYQIIGRRKFPFDDRVEARKALDALYTPGGR, from the coding sequence GTGAGATTGCAAGATTTGGTGAGCGCTCTATTGCATGTGCGGGTGGTGGGGGAGATCTCGGCGGTGGAGGTGACCGATGTCACCGCCGATTCCCGCACCGCCGGGCCGGGCAGTCTGTTTATTGCTCTCCGGGGCCACACGGTGGACGGGCATGCTTTCGTAGACGAGGCGCGCCGGTCCGGCGCGGTGGCGGCGGTGGTGGAGGATTGCCTGGACACACCTCTGCCCCAGATCGTGGTGCCCGACACCCGCCGGGCGGCCGCTGTGCTGGCGGCGGTATTTTTCCGGCACCCCTCCAGGGCCATGCGGGTGATCGGCGTGACCGGGACGAACGGGAAAACCACGGTGACCCATTTGATTGATCATCTCCTTCGGGCCGGTGGAGCCCGGACGGGACTGATCGGCACCATCCAGACCCGGATCGGCGACCGGAGCTCGGGAGCGGTCAACACCACTCCTGAAGCGGTGGAGTTGCAGCGCCTCTTCGCGCAGATGAGGGATGCGGGGGTGAGCCACGCGGTGATGGAAGTCTCCTCCCACGCCCTGGAGTTGGACCGGGTTGCCGGGACGCGTTTTCATACCGCCGTTTTCACCAACCTCACCCAGGACCACCTGGATTTTCACGGATCGATGGAGGCGTACCGGGAGGCGAAGGGGAAACTGTTCGCCCGGTTGGGGAATGAGTATGGCGATACCCGGGCGGATCAAGCCTTTGCCGTGGTGAACCTCGATGACCCGGTGGGGAAATGGATGGCCCGGCAAACCACGGCCCAGACCGTAACCTACGGGGTGGACCGCCCCGCCGATCTGCGCGCCCGGGAGGTGGAGGTCGACACCCGGGGCGTACGGTTTGTGGCGGAGATCGAGGGCCGGCGGACTCGGGTGCACGTGCCGCTGCCCGGCAGGTTCAGCGTTTACAACACCCTGGCGGCCATGGGGGCGGGTTGGATCCAGGGGCTCGACCTGGACTGGATGGCGGACCAATTGGCCCGGGTCAGCGGAGTTCCAGGGCGGATGGAACGGGTGGATGCCGGGCAGCCCTTCGGGGTGGTGGTGGATTATGCCCATACGCCCGACAGCTTGGACAATGTCCTGCAGGCCCTTCGGGAGGTTGCGTCAGGGCGGTTGATCGTCGTGTTCGGCTGCGGCGGTGACCGGGATCGGACCAAGCGACCGCTGATGGGGCGCATCGCCTACACCAGGGCGGATTATGCCATTTTGACGTCCGATAATCCTCGCACCGAGGATCCGGAGCGAATCTTGGATGACATTGAGGCGGGCCTTCGGGAAATCGGTGCGGACACCTCCCGGTATGAACGGATTTCCGATCGGACCGAGGCGATTCGCCGGGCGATCCACTTGGCCGGGGAGAAGGATGTGGTGCTCATCGCTGGCAAGGGGCACGAGACGTACCAAATCATTGGAAGACGCAAGTTTCCCTTTGATGACCGGGTGGAGGCTCGGAAAGCCTTGGATGCTCTTTATACTCCCGGCGGTCGGTAG
- a CDS encoding stage V sporulation protein D produces the protein MGDRDWTRRRRLAWVSLAALLTFALLIGRLGYIQLVQSPWLTQRAMDSWRRDIPVEPKRGTVYDRNGHVLAYNVSAPTVVAVPAQIRDKAVTAGRLAPVLNVSEQRILSLISKRTLMVYVAGGRKIDDAKAKAVRDLHLPGVYITEEGRRYYPFGELAAHVLGFVGIDNQGLAGLEAQYDARLRGFPGAISFFANAKGEAMPGTESTYIPPQPGEDVYLTLDEQISSFVRREIDRVVAEYHPDSVTAVVADPGTGEILAMENAPTFNPTNYQDYPHQVYDRNLAIWKTFEPGSTFKIVTLSAALQENKIRLDERFFDPGYFEVAGHRIRCWKAGGHGSESFLEVVENSCNPGFMLMGQRLGKDALFHYIRAFGFGSKTGIDLPGEGSGILFKLSRVGPLELATTSFGQGVSVTPIQQVMAVSAVANGGVLMKPYVAAKWVDHETEQVISERQPTPVRRVISPQTAELVRGALESVVARGTGKNAYSEGYRVAGKTGTAQVVGPDGHYMRNHYIVSFIGMAPADHPRLVAYVAVDNPKAPVIFGGVIAAPVVGHILADSLQYLGVPPSSQGIPREYGYLDTKPVEVPDVAGRSLDEARRTMLESSAQLNVATAGQGDYVIAQAPQAGTKVPPGTTVRIYLGPKPAGAP, from the coding sequence GTGGGAGACCGGGATTGGACCAGAAGGCGGCGACTGGCGTGGGTGAGCCTCGCCGCCCTTCTGACGTTCGCGCTGTTGATCGGGCGCCTGGGGTACATCCAACTCGTGCAATCGCCCTGGCTCACCCAGCGGGCGATGGATTCGTGGCGGCGCGATATTCCGGTTGAGCCGAAAAGGGGAACGGTGTATGATCGAAACGGCCATGTATTGGCTTACAACGTCAGCGCTCCGACGGTGGTGGCGGTTCCGGCCCAGATCCGGGATAAAGCGGTGACGGCCGGCCGGCTTGCCCCCGTCTTGAACGTGTCGGAACAGCGGATCCTGAGCCTGATTTCGAAGCGCACCCTGATGGTGTACGTAGCGGGGGGAAGGAAGATCGACGACGCGAAAGCGAAGGCGGTGCGGGATTTGCACCTGCCCGGCGTGTACATTACGGAAGAAGGCCGGCGGTATTATCCCTTTGGGGAGCTGGCCGCACACGTTCTGGGCTTCGTCGGCATCGATAACCAGGGTTTAGCCGGATTGGAAGCACAGTATGATGCCCGGTTGCGGGGTTTTCCGGGAGCGATTTCCTTTTTTGCCAATGCTAAAGGGGAAGCTATGCCGGGGACCGAGAGTACCTACATACCGCCCCAGCCCGGCGAAGATGTGTACCTCACCCTGGATGAGCAGATTTCCTCCTTTGTGCGGCGGGAAATTGACCGGGTGGTGGCGGAGTATCATCCGGATAGCGTGACGGCGGTGGTGGCCGATCCGGGCACTGGAGAAATCCTGGCCATGGAAAACGCCCCGACCTTTAACCCCACCAACTACCAGGATTATCCTCATCAGGTGTACGATCGAAATTTGGCCATCTGGAAAACTTTTGAACCGGGTTCGACCTTTAAAATTGTGACGCTCTCCGCGGCTTTGCAGGAAAACAAGATTCGGCTGGATGAGCGGTTTTTCGACCCGGGGTATTTTGAAGTCGCCGGGCATCGGATCCGGTGCTGGAAAGCCGGGGGGCACGGGTCTGAATCATTCCTGGAAGTGGTGGAGAACTCGTGCAACCCCGGTTTCATGCTGATGGGACAGCGCTTGGGGAAGGATGCCCTTTTTCATTACATCCGGGCGTTCGGTTTTGGGTCGAAAACGGGCATTGACCTCCCGGGGGAGGGTTCCGGGATTCTATTCAAACTGTCCCGGGTGGGGCCTTTGGAGTTGGCCACGACCTCCTTCGGCCAGGGCGTTTCGGTGACGCCCATCCAACAGGTCATGGCGGTGAGCGCCGTGGCCAACGGCGGGGTTTTGATGAAGCCTTATGTTGCGGCCAAATGGGTGGATCACGAGACCGAGCAGGTGATTAGCGAACGCCAGCCCACTCCGGTCCGCCGGGTGATTTCTCCCCAAACGGCGGAATTGGTTCGGGGGGCCCTGGAAAGCGTGGTCGCCCGGGGAACCGGAAAAAACGCCTATTCGGAAGGGTATCGGGTGGCGGGCAAAACGGGTACCGCCCAGGTTGTGGGGCCGGACGGCCACTACATGCGCAACCATTACATCGTGTCTTTCATCGGCATGGCTCCGGCGGACCATCCGAGATTGGTGGCTTACGTCGCGGTGGATAACCCCAAGGCGCCGGTGATATTCGGCGGGGTGATCGCGGCGCCGGTGGTGGGCCACATCCTGGCGGACAGCCTGCAGTACCTCGGTGTTCCGCCGAGTTCCCAAGGGATTCCGCGGGAGTACGGGTACCTGGACACCAAGCCTGTGGAAGTGCCGGACGTTGCCGGCCGGTCCTTGGACGAGGCCCGGCGGACAATGCTGGAGAGCAGCGCCCAACTCAACGTGGCGACCGCCGGCCAAGGGGATTATGTGATCGCCCAGGCGCCCCAGGCCGGCACGAAAGTGCCCCCGGGCACCACGGTGCGGATCTACTTGGGTCCAAAGCCAGCCGGGGCGCCGTAA
- a CDS encoding PASTA domain-containing penicillin-binding protein, giving the protein MRRGRRRHVWLLGGLVATLAAVTLRLGWIQVVNTPAWAAQAENVWVANEDLPAKRGEILDRNGRVLAETVPAYNVVLHTKAGQFPDIPVIDESGVAKLAPLVHMTPDQIDQVVSAAGEWTELRPGGMRLDEDVAQKIRSLKLPGVFLTDTTKRVYPGGSLAAHVLGFTNVDTGEGQAGVELEYNNILKGQSGHARYLKDRNGYPLPFGKEQIDPPVDGKNVVLTIDSAIQAIVERELDRLMADAHPQTASVIVADPRTGEILAMANRPTFDPNQYWKSSSSVLDRNIAISDPFEPGSTFKLVTLTAALAEHKVNLNDTFQSGKIVVQGVPIHDWNWTGFGTISFRQAVIVSSNVGFVILGQRVGAEKLYQYIDQFGFHSKTGIDLPGESGAQLFDPATIRPIDLATTAFGQGIAVTPIQQVEEVTAIANGGKLVRPHVLKEVVDPKTGAVLQKQGTEVIRDGVAPPDVLNTVRQIMEDVVSKDTSKAAYIPGYHVAGKTGTAQIPLPNHTGYYPDRYRTSFIGFAPENDPRVLIYVTAEAPKVALQFGNTVASPVAKRILEQVLPYLGVAPDPKDLAANPPKGAPNPAPPAPQNLVTVPSVQEKDSGQAQQILRAAGLKAWLTGKPGPVAHQWPAPGVQVAKGAAVVLQTPARDDGKVAVPDFTGLTMRDAADLCAAVGLKLSPTGDGWAISQSVPADGLVPAGSTVQVTFDSRSPGS; this is encoded by the coding sequence ATGAGACGCGGACGCCGAAGGCATGTGTGGCTGCTCGGGGGGTTGGTGGCGACCCTTGCGGCCGTTACATTGCGGCTGGGCTGGATCCAGGTGGTGAATACCCCGGCTTGGGCCGCCCAGGCGGAAAACGTGTGGGTGGCCAATGAGGATCTCCCCGCCAAGCGGGGGGAGATCCTGGACCGCAACGGCCGGGTGCTGGCGGAGACAGTGCCGGCGTACAACGTGGTCCTCCACACCAAAGCGGGGCAGTTTCCGGACATTCCCGTGATCGATGAATCTGGCGTCGCGAAGCTGGCTCCCCTGGTGCACATGACTCCCGACCAGATCGACCAGGTGGTGTCTGCCGCCGGGGAATGGACCGAACTGCGCCCGGGGGGGATGCGCCTGGATGAAGACGTAGCTCAGAAAATTCGCAGTCTTAAGTTGCCCGGGGTATTTTTGACGGATACCACCAAGCGCGTTTACCCAGGGGGAAGTTTGGCGGCCCATGTTCTGGGGTTCACGAACGTGGACACCGGGGAGGGCCAGGCCGGGGTAGAACTGGAGTACAATAACATTCTCAAAGGGCAGTCCGGTCACGCCCGGTACCTGAAAGACCGCAACGGGTATCCGCTCCCCTTCGGGAAGGAGCAGATTGACCCGCCGGTGGACGGGAAAAATGTGGTGCTCACCATCGACAGCGCCATTCAGGCCATCGTCGAACGGGAACTCGACCGGCTCATGGCCGATGCACATCCGCAAACGGCCTCGGTGATCGTGGCTGACCCCCGCACCGGGGAAATCCTGGCCATGGCGAACCGCCCGACTTTCGACCCGAATCAGTACTGGAAATCCAGTTCATCGGTGTTGGACCGGAATATCGCCATCTCCGACCCTTTTGAGCCGGGCTCAACTTTTAAACTGGTCACCTTGACGGCCGCCCTGGCGGAGCATAAGGTCAATCTCAACGACACCTTTCAATCCGGCAAGATCGTGGTTCAAGGGGTGCCGATCCACGACTGGAATTGGACGGGGTTCGGAACCATCAGCTTCCGGCAGGCGGTCATTGTCTCCAGTAACGTGGGATTCGTCATCCTGGGGCAACGGGTCGGGGCTGAAAAACTGTACCAGTACATCGATCAATTCGGTTTTCATTCCAAGACCGGGATTGATCTCCCCGGTGAAAGCGGGGCCCAGTTGTTCGATCCCGCGACCATCCGGCCCATCGATTTGGCGACGACCGCCTTTGGGCAGGGCATTGCGGTGACGCCGATCCAGCAAGTGGAAGAGGTGACGGCCATCGCCAACGGAGGAAAGCTGGTTCGCCCCCATGTGTTGAAAGAGGTGGTCGATCCCAAGACTGGAGCCGTCTTGCAGAAACAAGGGACCGAGGTGATTCGAGACGGGGTGGCTCCCCCGGATGTGTTGAACACGGTTCGGCAGATTATGGAGGATGTCGTGAGCAAAGATACATCAAAAGCGGCGTATATCCCGGGATATCACGTGGCCGGGAAGACGGGCACCGCCCAGATTCCTTTGCCGAATCATACGGGATACTACCCGGATCGCTACCGGACGTCTTTTATCGGTTTCGCCCCGGAAAATGATCCCCGGGTTCTGATCTACGTCACGGCCGAAGCGCCAAAGGTGGCCCTCCAGTTTGGAAATACCGTGGCTTCGCCGGTGGCAAAAAGGATTCTGGAACAGGTGTTGCCCTATCTCGGGGTGGCCCCGGATCCCAAGGATCTGGCGGCGAATCCTCCCAAAGGCGCGCCGAACCCGGCCCCGCCCGCGCCGCAGAATCTCGTCACCGTGCCTTCGGTGCAGGAGAAGGACAGCGGGCAAGCCCAGCAAATTCTCCGGGCTGCCGGCCTGAAGGCGTGGCTGACCGGCAAGCCGGGCCCTGTGGCGCACCAGTGGCCGGCTCCCGGCGTTCAGGTGGCCAAGGGGGCGGCAGTGGTGCTGCAGACTCCGGCCAGGGATGACGGGAAGGTGGCTGTTCCGGATTTCACCGGGCTCACCATGCGGGACGCCGCAGATCTGTGCGCGGCGGTGGGTCTGAAACTGAGTCCCACCGGGGATGGCTGGGCGATCTCCCAGAGCGTGCCCGCCGACGGACTCGTCCCGGCCGGATCCACGGTCCAAGTGACATTCGACAGCCGGTCACCTGGGTCGTAG
- a CDS encoding FtsB/FtsL family cell division protein yields MAAVKPLKQVVTKPSARPRSGERRLPRLSPEVVRDRVSLVAVVLLAVAVVSWVISRDAAITARNYHVQEVQGQVADLEQQNNVLQSEVSRLSAPSRVVDVAKKMGLVPVSPDQWRVLSASGGAGSR; encoded by the coding sequence ATGGCGGCTGTGAAACCATTGAAACAGGTCGTGACAAAACCGAGTGCCAGACCCCGCTCTGGAGAAAGGCGGCTTCCCCGCCTATCCCCGGAGGTGGTGCGCGACCGGGTTTCGCTGGTCGCCGTGGTGCTGTTGGCCGTCGCGGTGGTAAGCTGGGTGATTTCCCGGGACGCGGCGATCACGGCACGCAACTATCACGTGCAGGAGGTTCAGGGCCAGGTGGCTGATCTCGAACAGCAGAATAACGTTTTGCAGAGCGAGGTCAGCCGGCTCTCCGCGCCTTCCCGGGTGGTGGATGTGGCGAAAAAGATGGGGCTGGTGCCCGTTTCCCCGGATCAGTGGCGGGTGCTCTCGGCCTCGGGAGGTGCGGGGAGCCGATGA
- the rsmH gene encoding 16S rRNA (cytosine(1402)-N(4))-methyltransferase RsmH, which produces MAFRHEPVLLHEVLAILQPRPGGLYVDGTLGGGGHAQAILEAAAPDGRLIGIDQDDEALTASKERLTPYGGRVTTVKGNFRRIKEILWGLGVIEGVDGILLDVGLSSPQVDEAERGFSYRSDAPLDMRMDLSGTLTARDIVNSWPEGELARVVRDYGEERWAARIAKAIVRRRQRQAIETTGELAELVKEAIPAAARRHGPHPARRTFQALRIAVNDELGALEEGVKGALEVLRPGGRLAVIAFHSLEDRIVKRILAEEARSCICPPEAPVCTCGRRPRVRLIGRRPIVPGPEELARNPRARSAKLRGAERLAQE; this is translated from the coding sequence TTGGCGTTCCGCCACGAACCGGTTTTGCTTCACGAGGTCCTCGCGATACTCCAGCCTCGCCCGGGCGGATTGTACGTGGACGGCACCTTGGGAGGCGGAGGGCACGCCCAGGCGATCCTTGAGGCTGCGGCACCGGACGGCAGGCTGATCGGTATCGACCAGGACGATGAAGCCTTGACCGCCTCGAAGGAGCGGCTGACCCCTTATGGAGGGCGGGTGACGACCGTCAAGGGGAATTTTCGTCGCATCAAGGAGATTCTTTGGGGTCTCGGTGTGATCGAGGGCGTGGACGGGATCCTTCTCGACGTGGGGCTGTCCTCCCCTCAGGTGGACGAGGCGGAACGAGGATTTAGCTACCGCTCGGACGCCCCCCTCGACATGCGAATGGATCTTTCCGGAACGCTGACCGCCCGGGACATCGTCAACAGTTGGCCCGAGGGGGAGCTTGCCCGGGTGGTCCGGGATTATGGGGAAGAACGATGGGCGGCCCGCATCGCCAAAGCCATTGTGAGGCGGAGACAACGCCAGGCCATCGAGACCACCGGAGAGTTGGCGGAACTGGTGAAGGAAGCCATTCCGGCCGCCGCCCGACGACACGGGCCTCATCCCGCGCGAAGGACCTTTCAAGCCTTGCGCATCGCGGTGAATGATGAGTTGGGAGCGCTGGAGGAGGGGGTGAAGGGAGCCCTGGAGGTCCTTCGCCCGGGCGGGCGGTTGGCGGTGATTGCCTTCCATTCTCTGGAGGATCGTATCGTCAAGCGGATTCTCGCCGAGGAGGCCAGGTCCTGCATTTGCCCTCCGGAAGCGCCGGTGTGCACCTGTGGACGTCGGCCGCGGGTCCGGCTGATCGGCCGCCGGCCGATCGTTCCCGGTCCTGAGGAACTTGCGCGCAATCCCCGGGCCCGTTCAGCCAAACTTCGCGGGGCAGAGCGCCTTGCGCAGGAATAA
- the mraZ gene encoding division/cell wall cluster transcriptional repressor MraZ, whose product MFIGEFSHTVDDKGRLTMPAKFREGLGPGFILTRGLDRCLFAYPRKEWESVEAKLKSLPVARPEARAFMRFFFSGATECEFDRQGRILIPGSLREYASLEKDCVIIGVSSRVEVWAKEAWDAYFDKAQESFSGIAESLAELGF is encoded by the coding sequence TTGTTCATCGGGGAGTTCAGTCATACCGTGGACGACAAAGGTCGGCTCACCATGCCCGCCAAATTTCGGGAAGGCCTCGGTCCGGGTTTTATTCTGACCCGGGGGTTGGACCGCTGCCTTTTCGCTTATCCGCGAAAAGAATGGGAGAGCGTCGAAGCAAAGTTGAAGAGCCTACCTGTGGCCCGACCGGAGGCCCGGGCTTTCATGCGATTTTTCTTTTCTGGGGCGACGGAGTGCGAATTTGATCGACAGGGTCGGATTCTGATTCCCGGGTCCCTTCGCGAGTACGCGTCCCTGGAGAAGGATTGCGTGATTATCGGGGTTTCAAGCCGGGTGGAAGTGTGGGCCAAGGAGGCGTGGGATGCGTATTTTGACAAAGCCCAGGAATCTTTTTCCGGCATAGCGGAAAGCCTGGCAGAGCTGGGATTTTAA
- a CDS encoding acyl-CoA carboxylase subunit beta, producing the protein MSGYKDIRNKILGGGEEKYHEKLRRDGKLFVRDRLRLLLDEDISFEEGLFANCQAEGLPADGVVTGVGRIHGRTVCFMANDSTVKAGSWGARTVEKILRIQELAEKMRVPLLYLVDSAGARITDQVEMFPGRRGAGRIFYHQVRLSGVIPQICLLFGPSAAGGAYIPAFCDLVIMVEGNASMYLGSPRMAEMVIGEKVTLEEMGGARMHCSVSGCGDVLVKDEHEAIAAAREYLRFMPNNWQEKPSRAECLPPKASERPLSAIIPENQNVPFNMYDVIDRLVDEGSFFEIKRLFAQELITGLARIDGRPVGIVANQPRVKGGVLFVDSADKAARFVMLCDAFSIPLLFLADVPGFMIGTKVERQGIIRHGAKMIAAVSEATVPKISVIVRKAYGAGLYAMAGPAFEPDACIALPGAQIAVMGPEAAVNAVYSNKIQSLPEAERPGFIQEKREEYRRDIDIYRLAGELVVDEIVEPDRLREELIKRFAAYETKELTFARRKHAVYPV; encoded by the coding sequence ATGAGTGGGTACAAAGACATTCGAAATAAGATCCTGGGAGGCGGCGAGGAAAAGTATCATGAGAAACTTCGCCGGGACGGGAAATTGTTCGTGCGTGACCGATTGCGCCTGCTGTTGGACGAGGATATCTCTTTTGAAGAGGGGTTGTTTGCCAATTGCCAGGCGGAGGGGTTGCCGGCGGACGGGGTGGTGACGGGAGTCGGCCGCATCCACGGGCGCACAGTCTGCTTTATGGCCAATGATTCCACGGTGAAGGCCGGGTCCTGGGGAGCCCGGACGGTGGAAAAGATCCTGCGGATCCAGGAACTCGCCGAGAAAATGCGAGTCCCCCTGTTGTATCTCGTGGATTCGGCGGGCGCCCGGATCACCGATCAGGTGGAGATGTTCCCGGGCCGCCGGGGGGCCGGGCGAATTTTTTACCATCAAGTTCGCCTTTCCGGGGTGATCCCCCAGATCTGTTTGTTGTTTGGCCCTTCCGCGGCAGGAGGCGCTTATATTCCAGCTTTCTGCGACCTGGTGATTATGGTGGAAGGAAACGCCAGCATGTATCTTGGCTCCCCCCGGATGGCGGAGATGGTGATCGGGGAGAAGGTAACTTTGGAGGAGATGGGCGGCGCCCGGATGCACTGCTCGGTGAGCGGCTGTGGGGATGTGTTGGTCAAGGATGAACACGAGGCGATCGCCGCAGCCCGGGAGTACTTGAGATTCATGCCGAACAACTGGCAGGAGAAGCCCTCCCGGGCTGAATGCCTGCCCCCCAAAGCCAGCGAGCGCCCTCTTTCGGCGATTATCCCCGAGAATCAAAATGTGCCTTTTAACATGTACGATGTCATCGATCGCCTGGTGGACGAAGGATCATTTTTTGAAATCAAGCGCCTCTTCGCCCAGGAGTTGATCACGGGGCTCGCCCGGATCGACGGACGTCCGGTGGGGATCGTCGCCAATCAACCCCGGGTAAAGGGCGGGGTTCTGTTTGTGGACTCCGCGGACAAAGCGGCCCGGTTTGTCATGCTTTGCGACGCCTTTTCCATTCCCCTCCTGTTTTTGGCGGACGTGCCGGGGTTCATGATCGGGACGAAAGTGGAACGCCAAGGGATCATTCGGCACGGCGCCAAAATGATCGCCGCCGTTTCCGAGGCCACGGTGCCAAAGATTTCGGTGATCGTCCGCAAAGCCTACGGAGCCGGGCTTTATGCCATGGCGGGTCCGGCCTTTGAACCCGATGCCTGCATCGCTCTCCCCGGGGCTCAAATCGCGGTGATGGGACCCGAGGCGGCGGTGAACGCCGTGTACAGTAACAAGATCCAGTCTCTGCCCGAGGCAGAAAGACCCGGGTTTATCCAGGAAAAGCGGGAAGAGTACCGCCGGGATATCGACATTTACCGATTGGCGGGGGAGCTCGTGGTGGATGAGATCGTGGAACCGGATCGACTGCGGGAGGAACTCATCAAGAGATTCGCGGCCTATGAAACGAAGGAGCTGACCTTTGCTCGGCGCAAACACGCGGTCTACCCGGTTTAA